In Choloepus didactylus isolate mChoDid1 chromosome X, mChoDid1.pri, whole genome shotgun sequence, a genomic segment contains:
- the TSC22D3 gene encoding TSC22 domain family protein 3 isoform X3 encodes MDLVKNHLMYAVREEVEILKEQIRELVEKNSQLERENTLLKTLASPEQLEKFQSRLSPEEPATESPQAPEAPGGSAV; translated from the exons ATG GATCTAGTGAAGAATCATCTGATGTATGCTGTGCGAGAAGAGGTGGAGATCCTGAAGGAGCAGATCCGGGAGCTGGTGGAAAAGAACTCCCAGCTGGAGCGTGAGAATACCCTATTGAAGACTCTGGCCAGCCCGGAGCAGCTGGAGAAGTTCCAGTCTCGTTTAAGCCCTGAAGAGCCAGCAACTGAGTCCCCACAAGCACCGGAGGCCCCCGGTGGTTCTGCAGTGTAA
- the TSC22D3 gene encoding TSC22 domain family protein 3 isoform X2, producing the protein MYQTPMEVAVYQLHNFSISFFSSLLGGDVVSVKLDNSASGASVVAIDNKIEQAMDLVKNHLMYAVREEVEILKEQIRELVEKNSQLERENTLLKTLASPEQLEKFQSRLSPEEPATESPQAPEAPGGSAV; encoded by the exons ATGTATCAGACCCCCATGGAGGTGGCGGTCTATCAGCTGcacaatttctccatatctttcttctcttccctgctCGGAGGGGATGTGGTTTCCGTTAAGCTGGATAACAG TGCCTCCGGAGCCAGCGTGGTGGCCATAGACAACAAAATCGAACAGGCCATG GATCTAGTGAAGAATCATCTGATGTATGCTGTGCGAGAAGAGGTGGAGATCCTGAAGGAGCAGATCCGGGAGCTGGTGGAAAAGAACTCCCAGCTGGAGCGTGAGAATACCCTATTGAAGACTCTGGCCAGCCCGGAGCAGCTGGAGAAGTTCCAGTCTCGTTTAAGCCCTGAAGAGCCAGCAACTGAGTCCCCACAAGCACCGGAGGCCCCCGGTGGTTCTGCAGTGTAA